Below is a genomic region from Sphingomonas sp. KR3-1.
CGCGACGTGCCTCATGGCCATTTCACAAGGCGCTCGACCAGCCCGGCCTCGACCAGCTCGTCGAGGCGCGTGGCGAGCGCGGCGGGATCGGCATCGAGCAGGTCGTAGCGTTGGCCGAGGCGGGCGAGGAGCTCGTTTACGCTGAGCTGGTCGCTGCCGAGCGCCTCGAGCATCTCGGGGA
It encodes:
- a CDS encoding HPr-rel-A system PqqD family peptide chaperone; this translates as MTTYRAAAPETLRIVPLDALTLIYHRASGITHVVDAPVPEMLEALGSDQLSVNELLARLGQRYDLLDADPAALATRLDELVEAGLVERLVKWP